In one window of Frigoriglobus tundricola DNA:
- the dcd gene encoding dCTP deaminase, with product MGVLPDWMIERDVKIEPFAPQQHRPGVISYGVTSYGYDVRVDRHFKVFTNVWGSTVDPKNFDPKSFVDVDSDYCIIPPNSFALAETVEYLEIPRDILCVCVGKSTYARCGIIVNVTPLEPEWRGRITIEISNTTPLPAKIYSGEGIAQILFLKGEAVCKTSYADKKGKYQDQTGLTLPFVPGTGG from the coding sequence ATGGGCGTTTTACCGGATTGGATGATCGAACGCGACGTGAAGATCGAACCGTTCGCCCCGCAACAGCACCGGCCGGGAGTTATCTCCTATGGGGTAACCAGTTACGGCTACGACGTGCGCGTGGACCGGCACTTCAAGGTGTTCACGAACGTCTGGGGCAGCACCGTCGATCCGAAGAACTTCGATCCGAAGTCGTTCGTGGACGTGGACAGCGACTACTGCATCATCCCGCCGAACAGCTTCGCCCTCGCGGAGACGGTGGAATACCTCGAAATCCCCCGCGATATCTTGTGCGTCTGCGTTGGGAAAAGCACTTACGCTCGTTGCGGCATCATCGTGAATGTCACGCCGCTGGAACCGGAGTGGCGCGGGCGAATTACCATCGAAATCAGCAACACAACTCCGCTTCCCGCAAAAATTTACTCCGGCGAGGGGATCGCACAGATCCTCTTTTTGAAGGGCGAAGCGGTGTGCAAAACGAGCTACGCCGACAAGAAGGGCAAGTACCAGGATCAGACCGGCCTCACGCTGCCGTTTGTTCCCGGCACGGGCGGATGA
- a CDS encoding esterase/lipase family protein encodes MILSLTTVMVACVAPCDEVATEMWQVAPGTSEKPWVVPAQPSEKTAAVVLIHGLYVHPIAPAKAKQPWLRWWQKPKTEIVTALAKDFDVFSFAYSQTLPVEEVARSAGLRDAVANLRKAGYKDVILVGHSAGGVVSRLFVEQFPDAGVTKVIAVAAPFAGVKIATVKVGYPKVQAPFVESLAPGARVEATRANKTPLGRDVQFVSVVCKLKHADTDGLVRTHSQWPEDLQQLGVPAVLVDTNHFTAMEHPTAVKRISELAREKLTRWGPDETEKARKELFGEPKPMK; translated from the coding sequence ATGATCTTGTCTCTCACTACCGTGATGGTCGCCTGCGTGGCCCCGTGCGACGAGGTGGCCACGGAAATGTGGCAGGTCGCGCCGGGCACGAGCGAGAAACCGTGGGTCGTCCCCGCACAGCCGAGTGAGAAGACGGCGGCGGTCGTCCTGATTCACGGTCTGTACGTTCACCCGATCGCCCCGGCGAAGGCCAAGCAGCCCTGGCTGCGCTGGTGGCAGAAGCCGAAAACCGAAATCGTGACGGCACTCGCGAAGGACTTCGACGTCTTCTCGTTCGCGTACTCTCAAACCTTGCCCGTTGAAGAGGTCGCCCGGTCGGCTGGATTGCGTGACGCGGTCGCCAATTTGCGGAAAGCGGGTTACAAGGACGTGATCCTCGTCGGTCATTCGGCCGGCGGTGTCGTCTCCCGGCTGTTCGTGGAGCAGTTTCCGGACGCCGGCGTAACGAAAGTGATCGCCGTCGCGGCGCCGTTCGCGGGGGTGAAAATCGCGACGGTCAAGGTCGGGTACCCAAAAGTGCAAGCGCCGTTCGTGGAATCGCTCGCGCCCGGCGCGCGTGTCGAAGCGACACGCGCGAACAAGACGCCACTCGGCAGGGACGTGCAGTTCGTGAGCGTGGTGTGCAAACTGAAGCACGCCGATACGGACGGGCTCGTCCGCACCCACAGTCAGTGGCCGGAGGACCTTCAGCAACTCGGCGTGCCCGCGGTCCTGGTGGACACCAATCACTTCACAGCGATGGAACACCCGACGGCCGTCAAAAGGATCAGCGAACTCGCCCGTGAGAAGCTCACCCGTTGGGGACCCGACGAGACCGAGAAGGCGCGAAAAGAGCTGTTCGGCGAGCCCAAGCCGATGAAGTAG
- the dnaB gene encoding replicative DNA helicase: MSDPLTDRLPPQNRDAERGVLGGILRDPDTLPVVQQHIVADNFYFDAHQKIYQALCELSTENQPIDLVLLYDKLRKNKHLEDVGGQAYLVDLWESVPTGANAEYHAKLVKDTAMVRGLIHASNEILRDAYERTESGDTLVSQAERKIMEIAKLGMVGETKSLAEVVKDAFDRLDSRIGKDNLAISGMPTGYVDLDNITAGLQNSELVIIAARPSVGKTAFALNMVRNIVTETTDRNGHSPVVLFFSLEMARIELAERLLCCQSRVDSHKVRKGQLNSDDIQRLMDAGDILRRARLYIDDTPSRTMIQIAASARRLQKKHEKDGGLKLIVIDYLQLIEPENRRDPRQEQVAQISRRLKFLARELLIPVIALAQVNRASEDRQDHKPRLSDLRESGSIEQDADTCMMLHRPGKFDGTQDDNILEIIIAKQRNGPTGEITLTWQKGYNRYENYIADVGMGGGV; this comes from the coding sequence ATGTCAGACCCACTTACGGACCGCCTCCCGCCGCAGAACCGCGACGCCGAACGCGGCGTGCTGGGCGGCATCCTCCGCGACCCGGACACGCTGCCGGTCGTGCAGCAACACATTGTCGCGGACAACTTCTACTTCGACGCGCACCAGAAGATCTACCAGGCGCTGTGCGAACTGAGCACCGAGAACCAGCCGATCGACCTCGTGCTGCTCTACGACAAGCTGCGCAAGAACAAGCACCTCGAGGACGTGGGCGGACAGGCGTACCTCGTCGACCTCTGGGAGTCGGTCCCGACCGGGGCGAACGCGGAGTACCACGCCAAGCTGGTCAAAGACACGGCGATGGTCCGCGGGCTGATCCACGCGAGCAACGAGATCCTGCGCGACGCGTACGAGCGCACGGAGTCGGGCGACACGCTCGTCTCGCAGGCCGAACGCAAGATCATGGAGATCGCGAAGCTGGGCATGGTCGGCGAAACGAAGTCGCTGGCCGAAGTGGTCAAGGACGCGTTCGACCGCCTCGACTCGCGCATCGGCAAGGACAACCTGGCCATCAGCGGGATGCCGACCGGCTACGTGGACCTGGACAACATCACCGCCGGCCTACAGAACTCGGAACTGGTGATCATCGCCGCCCGGCCGAGCGTGGGTAAAACGGCCTTCGCGCTGAACATGGTGCGGAACATCGTCACCGAAACGACCGACCGGAACGGCCACTCGCCGGTGGTGCTGTTCTTCAGCCTCGAAATGGCCCGCATCGAACTCGCCGAGCGGCTCCTGTGCTGCCAGTCGCGTGTGGACAGCCACAAGGTGCGCAAGGGGCAGTTGAACTCCGACGACATTCAGCGGCTGATGGACGCCGGGGACATTCTCCGCCGGGCGCGGCTGTACATCGACGACACGCCGAGCCGGACGATGATCCAGATCGCGGCGAGCGCCCGGCGCTTGCAGAAGAAGCACGAGAAGGACGGCGGGCTGAAGCTGATCGTGATCGACTACTTGCAGCTCATCGAACCCGAGAACCGGCGCGACCCGCGTCAGGAGCAGGTGGCCCAGATCAGCCGCCGGCTGAAGTTCCTCGCCCGCGAGCTGCTGATCCCGGTGATCGCGCTGGCCCAGGTGAACCGGGCGTCCGAGGACCGGCAGGACCACAAGCCGCGGCTCTCCGACTTGCGCGAATCGGGCTCGATCGAGCAGGACGCGGACACCTGTATGATGTTGCACCGGCCGGGCAAGTTCGACGGCACGCAGGACGACAACATCCTGGAAATCATCATCGCCAAGCAGCGCAACGGCCCGACCGGCGAGATCACGCTGACGTGGCAGAAGGGGTACAACCGGTACGAGAACTACATCGCCGACGTGGGCATGGGCGGGGGCGTGTGA
- a CDS encoding EVE domain-containing protein encodes MAHWLFKEEPGSYSFADLQRDGTATWSGVANALAQKHLRAVKKGDRVFFYHTGDEKAVVGVMEVTADPTPDPEDEAGKRVVVTVKPVRALKSPVTLAAIKADKAFAAWELVRVARLSVMPVPDEIWAKVEKMGAA; translated from the coding sequence ATGGCACACTGGCTGTTCAAGGAAGAACCGGGCTCGTACAGTTTCGCGGACCTTCAACGCGACGGAACGGCGACCTGGAGCGGCGTGGCGAACGCGCTGGCCCAGAAGCACTTGCGCGCGGTCAAGAAGGGCGACCGGGTGTTCTTCTACCACACCGGCGACGAGAAGGCGGTCGTGGGCGTGATGGAGGTGACCGCCGACCCGACGCCCGACCCCGAGGACGAAGCCGGAAAGCGCGTGGTGGTGACGGTCAAGCCGGTCCGGGCGCTGAAATCGCCCGTGACGCTCGCTGCGATCAAAGCGGACAAGGCGTTCGCGGCGTGGGAGCTGGTCCGGGTGGCGCGGCTGTCCGTCATGCCCGTCCCCGACGAGATATGGGCGAAAGTCGAAAAGATGGGTGCCGCGTAG